Proteins from a single region of Rhodospirillales bacterium:
- a CDS encoding ComF family protein: MLMQAVDTVLPPRCVVTGETVDQQGMLSPQAWNTLEFITDPVCAQCGFPFDFEVEEGSLCASCLDRPPPFDLARSALKYNDTSRDLVLGFKHGDQTHIARAFVLWLEKAGARILEEADILIPVPLHRWRLLSRRYNQSAIMACALSKAVNIPVEYHALRRTRATPVQGHLKAAERHKNVKRAFALCPDREKIIHGKTVVLIDDVFTTGATVKECTKTLLKSGAAKVHVLTLTRVVREGFG; encoded by the coding sequence ATGCTCATGCAAGCGGTAGACACCGTTTTGCCGCCGCGTTGCGTGGTCACGGGCGAAACGGTCGATCAGCAAGGTATGCTCAGCCCTCAGGCCTGGAATACGCTTGAATTTATCACCGATCCCGTATGCGCTCAGTGCGGCTTTCCTTTTGATTTTGAAGTCGAGGAAGGCTCGCTGTGCGCCTCATGCCTTGATCGCCCGCCACCTTTTGATCTTGCCCGTTCGGCTTTGAAATACAACGATACTTCACGTGATCTGGTTTTGGGCTTTAAACATGGCGATCAAACCCATATTGCGCGGGCTTTTGTGCTATGGCTGGAAAAGGCCGGGGCGCGAATACTGGAAGAAGCCGATATACTAATTCCCGTGCCGTTACACCGCTGGCGGCTTTTATCCCGGCGTTATAATCAGTCCGCAATTATGGCCTGTGCGCTGTCAAAGGCGGTCAATATTCCTGTGGAATATCATGCTCTGCGCCGCACCCGCGCTACGCCCGTGCAGGGGCATCTGAAGGCCGCTGAACGTCACAAAAACGTCAAGCGCGCCTTTGCGCTCTGCCCGGATCGTGAAAAAATCATCCACGGAAAAACGGTTGTACTGATAGACGACGTATTCACCACGGGCGCGACCGTGAAGGAATGCACGAAAACCCTGCTCAAATCCGGCGCAGCCAAGGTGCATGTGCTGACATTGACCCGCGTTGTACGTGAAGGTTTTGGATAG
- a CDS encoding methyltransferase domain-containing protein has translation MAEKLETEAESYIEKRNLLLKDIEPAVISKAWFTLSHLLLDEGAHVVDMGCDDGAMTYAMAAMNPKVHFTGLDKAKRQVNKAKEIYKLFNLDFKVGDASSEIFEPESVDAVINSYILHEIFSNSRYSEQTVSDTLRKQFKMLKKGGVMFIRDFAKPPPEEFVLLEMPDEPSTGKTLARLSPPDILVWYAEHARPRQDAGCGGFFLEELPERFPRTRLFRLPYKWAYEFIMRKDDRSHWESELPKEYTFFTPMEFRKELSALGARVQYSGPHWDDDLIKEKFEGRFRLYADDGTPLGDPPTCYVAVAYKMAERKSLHIEERRPSSTDSGKLKITAMRNEKTGEIMDVVSRDIDVSEVIPYRVDEEGRLKIYLHDGVARSITNAVPRGGVNIDERRWSGHMAEAITVDGEAISSIETFDVKHSVLFARDYLGLKPEANAIIEHGPDYYPAPDYIDERIHTFYLRVCPSKNAVTPKKVIGVEKFQAKGVVREMDAQQVLNAITVGMIPNARLEMQILSLFHHLRLRAETWTSRQLNLQVSKINKKADVKNLLTKMGEEDFRFKKVKGTTGQLRSVHSTFVEEGQSRGSISGLSAESVDFIVHDGKTINTAVVLPLTKDEKNTVHAGVVTHHLPVPQRHEGNGLTISVPSFNVPAEVTNLKMMKKFLADEFGVTPNKIIKLGESYFTHVGMTPHRIHPFVVAAPAEAMKGPNTKFLPFYQLMLLQRLLSKEPHFMLAVARAYRYFHEEMRLDAKRQVKAILQQRFAGQEPDWSIPLNYNSLEVLKAQTQEKLKYQAEVQLKERLEEKKEDVKKAQHKAFHQQNTPMPIEEKPQDPKPQADEPNYAAEEISPAQEKEFEAELEAFMDVVENEPDLTPRPEKW, from the coding sequence ATGGCAGAAAAACTGGAAACAGAAGCGGAAAGTTATATCGAGAAGCGCAACTTGCTGCTGAAAGATATTGAGCCTGCCGTCATCAGTAAAGCATGGTTTACACTGTCGCACTTGTTACTGGATGAAGGGGCACATGTGGTGGATATGGGCTGCGATGATGGGGCAATGACCTATGCTATGGCGGCAATGAATCCGAAGGTGCACTTCACAGGACTGGACAAGGCCAAACGTCAGGTGAACAAAGCCAAAGAGATCTATAAACTGTTTAATCTCGATTTTAAAGTTGGGGATGCCTCTTCGGAGATTTTTGAGCCTGAATCCGTTGATGCGGTTATCAATTCTTATATCCTTCACGAGATTTTTTCGAATTCGCGTTATAGCGAACAAACTGTTAGCGATACGCTGCGTAAGCAATTCAAGATGCTGAAAAAAGGCGGCGTGATGTTTATTCGCGATTTTGCGAAACCACCGCCGGAAGAATTTGTTCTGCTTGAAATGCCTGATGAGCCAAGCACGGGCAAGACCCTTGCGCGTCTTTCTCCCCCCGATATTCTGGTATGGTATGCAGAACATGCCCGTCCCCGTCAAGATGCGGGCTGCGGCGGGTTTTTTCTTGAAGAACTGCCTGAGCGGTTTCCACGTACGCGGCTATTTCGCCTGCCGTATAAATGGGCCTATGAATTTATTATGCGCAAGGATGATCGCTCTCACTGGGAAAGTGAGCTGCCAAAAGAATACACGTTCTTTACGCCAATGGAATTTCGTAAAGAACTCAGTGCACTCGGCGCGCGGGTGCAATATTCCGGCCCACATTGGGATGATGATCTGATTAAGGAAAAGTTTGAAGGGCGTTTTCGCCTATATGCGGATGATGGTACGCCTTTGGGTGATCCGCCAACTTGTTATGTTGCTGTGGCTTATAAGATGGCAGAACGTAAGAGCCTGCATATTGAGGAGCGCCGTCCGTCTTCAACGGATTCTGGAAAGCTCAAAATCACCGCCATGCGCAACGAGAAAACCGGTGAAATCATGGATGTCGTGAGCCGGGATATTGATGTGAGCGAGGTCATTCCTTACCGCGTTGATGAAGAAGGGCGGCTGAAAATTTACCTGCACGACGGGGTGGCGCGCTCTATCACCAACGCCGTGCCGCGCGGCGGAGTGAATATTGATGAGCGGCGCTGGTCCGGGCATATGGCGGAAGCCATTACTGTCGATGGAGAAGCGATTTCATCAATCGAAACGTTTGATGTTAAGCATAGCGTTCTTTTCGCGCGTGATTATCTGGGCTTAAAACCTGAGGCTAATGCGATTATCGAACATGGGCCTGATTATTACCCTGCGCCCGATTATATTGATGAACGCATTCACACTTTTTACCTGCGGGTATGCCCTAGCAAAAATGCGGTGACGCCGAAAAAGGTCATCGGCGTAGAAAAATTTCAGGCCAAAGGCGTGGTGCGCGAAATGGATGCGCAGCAGGTTCTGAACGCTATTACGGTGGGAATGATTCCGAATGCGCGGCTGGAGATGCAAATTCTGTCTTTGTTTCATCATCTGAGACTGCGCGCAGAAACGTGGACATCAAGGCAACTCAATTTACAGGTTTCGAAAATCAATAAAAAAGCTGATGTAAAAAATCTTCTGACAAAAATGGGCGAAGAAGATTTTCGCTTTAAAAAGGTTAAAGGCACCACCGGACAATTGCGTTCCGTGCATTCCACCTTTGTTGAAGAGGGGCAAAGCCGCGGGAGCATATCGGGGCTATCGGCTGAAAGCGTTGATTTCATCGTTCATGACGGTAAGACAATCAATACGGCTGTTGTGCTGCCGCTCACGAAAGATGAAAAAAACACCGTGCATGCAGGCGTGGTTACCCATCATTTACCCGTACCCCAGCGGCATGAGGGCAACGGGCTAACAATTTCGGTGCCGAGTTTTAACGTGCCGGCCGAAGTGACCAACCTCAAAATGATGAAGAAGTTTCTGGCTGATGAGTTTGGCGTAACGCCGAACAAGATTATTAAGCTGGGGGAGAGTTATTTTACCCATGTCGGCATGACACCACACCGCATTCATCCGTTTGTTGTGGCCGCCCCTGCCGAAGCGATGAAGGGGCCGAACACCAAGTTTTTGCCGTTTTATCAATTGATGCTGCTCCAGCGTCTACTCTCGAAAGAACCGCATTTCATGCTGGCTGTGGCACGGGCCTACCGGTATTTTCATGAGGAAATGCGTCTGGATGCCAAGCGGCAGGTCAAAGCGATTTTACAGCAGCGTTTTGCCGGGCAAGAGCCGGACTGGTCGATTCCGCTGAATTATAATTCTTTGGAAGTGCTGAAAGCGCAAACGCAGGAAAAGCTGAAATATCAGGCCGAAGTGCAGCTCAAAGAACGGCTGGAAGAGAAAAAAGAGGATGTAAAGAAAGCACAGCACAAGGCCTTCCATCAGCAAAACACGCCGATGCCCATTGAAGAAAAACCCCAAGACCCCAAACCTCAAGCTGATGAGCCTAATTACGCTGCAGAGGAGATTTCTCCAGCGCAGGAAAAAGAATTTGAGGCGGAGTTAGAGGCGTTTATGGATGTGGTAGAAAACGAACCTGACCTCACGCCGCGCCCAGAAAAATGGTGA
- a CDS encoding SAM-dependent methyltransferase: MVKPNDNTTLFDPDARRVARRRAASSFDQYRFLHDMAWGQILDRLGDVRRDFGARHNLSAHDFDNETEALAFEPESLALITSCLNLHAVNDLPGLLVQIRKSLKPDGLFMAAMFGGETLYELRESLMETELTLKGGASPRVFPFADKQQMGGLLQRAGFALPVVDSDIVRVSYEDIFKLMHDLRGMGESNVIAARSRINPGKAFFTRAGQYYQEHFTEKDGRITASFEIIYLIGWAPHESQQQPLKPGSAERRLADALMTREEKAGEPL; this comes from the coding sequence ATGGTGAAGCCGAATGACAATACCACTCTGTTTGACCCTGATGCGCGACGCGTAGCGCGCCGGCGCGCTGCTTCGAGCTTTGATCAATATCGGTTTTTACATGATATGGCCTGGGGGCAAATTCTCGATCGGCTGGGCGATGTTCGGCGCGACTTTGGTGCGCGCCATAATTTGTCTGCGCACGACTTTGACAATGAGACTGAAGCGCTGGCCTTTGAACCTGAAAGCCTTGCGTTGATCACCAGTTGTTTGAACCTGCATGCGGTCAATGATTTGCCGGGCCTGCTAGTGCAGATTCGCAAGAGCCTCAAGCCCGACGGGTTGTTTATGGCGGCGATGTTCGGTGGTGAAACGCTTTATGAGTTGCGCGAAAGCCTGATGGAAACAGAATTGACCTTAAAGGGCGGCGCAAGCCCACGGGTTTTTCCATTTGCGGATAAGCAGCAGATGGGCGGGCTGCTTCAGCGCGCGGGGTTTGCCCTGCCGGTGGTGGATTCGGATATTGTGCGAGTGAGTTATGAGGACATATTTAAGCTCATGCATGATCTGCGCGGCATGGGGGAGAGCAATGTGATTGCGGCGCGCAGCCGCATTAATCCAGGCAAAGCGTTTTTCACGCGCGCGGGACAGTATTATCAGGAACATTTTACGGAAAAAGACGGACGGATCACGGCGAGCTTTGAGATTATATATCTGATCGGCTGGGCACCGCATGAAAGCCAGCAACAGCCTCTCAAACCGGGGAGTGCGGAAAGACGGCTGGCTGATGCGCTCATGACCAGAGAAGAAAAAGCGGGAGAGCCCCTATGA
- the gloB gene encoding hydroxyacylglutathione hydrolase, producing MINVTLIPVHKDNYCYLLEGDDGSVAIVDPGEAGPVIAALEAKGLKPDVILITHHHWDHIDGTSGLLKWHPCPVAGPASETARIPQMDIFLDEDSNFKFGGEALHVLETPGHTRGAICLYFPENKLVFTGDTLFSMGCGRLFEGTPEQMWHSLQKIAALPDDTQVYCGHEYTLANAEFCLRIAPDNAKLQERVKQVRALRKQGKSTLPVLLKTEKETNVFLRAGSAKDFAKLRALKDQA from the coding sequence ATGATCAACGTCACACTCATTCCGGTTCATAAGGATAATTACTGCTATTTGCTAGAAGGCGATGACGGCAGCGTTGCGATTGTCGATCCCGGCGAGGCTGGGCCAGTGATTGCAGCACTTGAGGCGAAGGGTCTCAAACCAGATGTGATTTTGATCACGCATCATCATTGGGATCATATTGACGGGACCTCCGGCCTGCTCAAATGGCATCCCTGCCCGGTTGCCGGACCGGCCAGTGAAACCGCCCGCATTCCCCAGATGGATATTTTTCTGGATGAGGATAGCAATTTTAAATTTGGCGGTGAAGCATTGCATGTGCTCGAAACACCGGGACATACACGCGGCGCTATTTGCCTGTATTTTCCTGAGAACAAGCTGGTGTTTACAGGTGATACGCTATTTTCCATGGGGTGTGGGCGGCTGTTTGAGGGCACGCCCGAACAAATGTGGCATTCGTTACAAAAGATTGCTGCACTTCCCGATGATACGCAAGTTTACTGCGGTCATGAATATACGCTGGCCAATGCGGAATTTTGTTTAAGGATTGCGCCAGATAATGCAAAACTGCAAGAGCGCGTCAAACAGGTCCGTGCCTTGCGTAAACAAGGAAAATCAACGCTGCCGGTTTTATTAAAAACTGAAAAAGAGACCAATGTGTTTTTACGCGCCGGATCGGCAAAAGATTTTGCCAAACTGCGCGCATTGAAAGATCAGGCGTAA